From Deinococcus aquaticus, one genomic window encodes:
- a CDS encoding amino acid ABC transporter permease, which yields MNTEQLQLVLQSAWTSLPTLLGALPVTLGFALAAMLLGLPLGFLVALARLSRLGWVRGLSSLYVSFIRGTPLLVQIFVIYYGLPSLGITLNPIAGGVIALTLNAAAYLSETIRAAILSIPRGQREAATSLGLNAGQTMRLIVLPQAARVALPSMSNTLIGLVKDTSLVSVITVVELLRSAQLVIARTFEPFGPYLAAALIYWAVSSLLEVVQRVLERRFSRGS from the coding sequence ATGAACACTGAACAGCTGCAACTTGTCCTCCAGAGCGCCTGGACGTCCCTGCCGACCCTGCTGGGCGCGCTGCCCGTCACGCTGGGATTCGCGCTGGCCGCCATGCTGCTGGGCCTGCCGCTGGGCTTCCTGGTGGCGCTGGCGCGGCTGTCCCGGCTGGGCTGGGTGCGGGGCCTGAGCAGCCTGTACGTGTCGTTCATCCGTGGCACGCCGCTGCTGGTGCAGATTTTCGTCATCTACTACGGGCTGCCCAGCCTGGGCATCACGCTGAACCCCATCGCGGGCGGCGTGATCGCCCTGACCCTGAACGCCGCCGCGTACCTCAGCGAGACCATCCGCGCCGCCATCCTGAGCATCCCCAGGGGCCAGCGGGAGGCCGCGACCAGCCTGGGCCTGAACGCCGGGCAGACCATGCGGCTGATCGTGCTACCGCAGGCCGCGCGGGTGGCGCTGCCCAGCATGAGTAACACCCTGATCGGGCTGGTGAAGGACACCTCGCTGGTCAGCGTGATCACGGTCGTGGAACTGCTGCGCAGCGCGCAACTGGTGATCGCGCGGACCTTCGAGCCGTTCGGGCCGTACCTCGCGGCGGCGCTGATCTACTGGGCGGTCAGCAGCCTGCTGGAAGTCGTGCAGCGCGTCCTGGAACGCCGCTTCTCGCGCGGCAGCTGA
- a CDS encoding transporter substrate-binding domain-containing protein → MNTLTRTTLALAASLTVTASAATPTTLQKGVLKIGMEGTYAPFTYRDAKGNLTGFDVDIAKAVAAKMGLKAEFVLTEWSGILAGLQANKYDVIVNQVGINPEREKTIGFSRPYAYSSPQIIVKKTGSFAPKTLADLKGKRVGVGLGSNYEKGLRDAGGINIVTYPGAPEYLADLATGRLDAAYNDRLLVGYLIKSQNLPVRGAGVIGDAQPVGIAMKKSNTSLKAAVDRALLQIKADGTYTKISRQWFGQDVSKP, encoded by the coding sequence ATGAACACCCTGACCCGCACCACCCTGGCGCTCGCCGCCTCACTGACCGTCACCGCCAGCGCCGCCACCCCCACCACCCTGCAAAAAGGCGTGCTGAAAATCGGCATGGAAGGCACCTACGCGCCCTTCACCTACCGCGACGCGAAAGGCAACCTGACCGGCTTCGACGTGGACATCGCCAAAGCCGTGGCCGCCAAGATGGGCCTGAAAGCCGAGTTCGTCCTGACTGAATGGAGCGGCATCCTCGCCGGCCTGCAGGCCAACAAGTACGACGTGATCGTCAATCAGGTCGGCATCAACCCCGAACGCGAGAAGACCATCGGATTCAGCCGACCCTACGCTTACTCCAGCCCGCAGATCATCGTGAAGAAGACTGGCAGCTTCGCACCCAAAACCCTGGCCGACCTGAAAGGCAAGCGCGTGGGCGTGGGCCTGGGCAGCAACTACGAGAAGGGCCTGCGTGACGCGGGCGGCATCAACATCGTCACGTACCCCGGCGCGCCCGAGTACCTCGCGGACCTCGCCACGGGCCGCCTGGACGCCGCGTACAACGACCGCCTGCTCGTCGGGTACCTGATCAAATCCCAGAACCTCCCGGTACGCGGCGCGGGCGTCATCGGTGACGCGCAACCCGTGGGCATCGCCATGAAGAAAAGCAACACCAGCCTCAAAGCAGCTGTGGACCGGGCCCTGCTGCAGATCAAGGCAGACGGCACCTACACCAAGATCAGCCGCCAGTGGTTCGGGCAGGACGTCAGCAAACCCTGA
- a CDS encoding menaquinone biosynthesis decarboxylase produces the protein MAFPDIQSFMRLLEQRGELIRITTPVSRELEITQIADRMVKQGGPALLFENVLGSAYPVVIGLLGTKERVALALGVGDLDDLAAKVRNLIDLSGGGSKLGLLSNVTKLRDAMNLPPRRVRNAPVQQVVWRGDEVDLSKIPVLKCWPLDGGPFVTLPLVITKDPETGERNMGMYRVQVMSKNTTGMHWQRHKTGTKHLEKAKRLGQRLEVAVAIGGDPALIYAATAPLPPVPGLDEFALAGYLRGQRYPVAKGVTVDLDVPANAEFILEGYVDPAEDWVVEGPFGDHTGFYTLPDLYPRFHVTAVTMREQPVYPATIVGRPPMEDAYLIEASERLFLPAAQLIIPEIVDYHMPPAGVAHNLVFVSIKKSYPGQAYKVANGLFGLGQMMFAKVIVVLDEDVTVTDFEAVWREVTRKAVPGRDTLTTRGPIDVLDHSSRGWGYGGKLIIDATTKRPEETGSAASSRPDQAGDVLSPSPWGEARGEGPHDLPTFDGVLAQRQTPDGYWLVALHKTRAGQARDLAAAFAAHPAAAGIRHLLICDDQTDVNDIQDVWWTILNNIDAERDVTLHGHLLAWDGAQKLPEEGFVRPWPPKIVMDPEVVDRVDRLWNVYGLPETLR, from the coding sequence ATGGCCTTCCCGGACATTCAGAGCTTCATGCGCCTCCTCGAACAGCGCGGCGAACTGATCCGCATCACGACCCCGGTCAGCCGGGAACTGGAAATCACCCAGATCGCCGACCGCATGGTCAAACAGGGCGGCCCCGCGCTGCTGTTCGAGAACGTGCTGGGCAGCGCCTACCCGGTCGTGATCGGCCTGCTGGGCACCAAGGAACGCGTGGCGCTCGCCCTGGGCGTGGGTGACCTCGACGACCTCGCCGCCAAGGTCCGCAACCTGATCGACCTGTCCGGCGGCGGCAGCAAACTCGGGCTGCTGAGCAACGTCACCAAGCTGCGCGACGCCATGAACCTCCCGCCGCGCCGCGTGCGGAACGCCCCCGTGCAGCAGGTCGTGTGGCGCGGCGACGAGGTGGACCTCTCGAAGATCCCGGTCCTCAAATGCTGGCCGCTGGACGGCGGCCCCTTCGTCACGTTGCCGCTCGTCATCACCAAGGACCCCGAAACCGGCGAGCGCAACATGGGCATGTACCGCGTGCAGGTCATGAGCAAAAACACCACAGGCATGCACTGGCAGCGGCACAAGACCGGCACGAAACACCTGGAGAAAGCCAAGCGGCTGGGCCAGCGGCTGGAGGTCGCGGTCGCCATCGGCGGCGACCCGGCCCTGATCTACGCCGCCACCGCGCCCCTGCCACCCGTGCCGGGCCTGGACGAGTTCGCCCTGGCCGGCTACCTGCGCGGCCAGCGCTACCCCGTCGCAAAGGGCGTCACGGTGGATCTGGACGTGCCCGCCAACGCCGAGTTCATCCTCGAAGGCTACGTGGACCCCGCCGAGGACTGGGTGGTCGAGGGACCGTTCGGGGACCACACGGGCTTCTACACGCTGCCGGACCTGTACCCGCGCTTCCACGTCACGGCCGTCACCATGCGCGAGCAGCCGGTCTACCCGGCGACCATCGTGGGCCGCCCCCCCATGGAGGACGCGTACCTGATCGAGGCGTCCGAGCGGCTGTTCCTGCCGGCCGCGCAACTGATCATCCCGGAGATCGTGGATTACCACATGCCGCCCGCCGGAGTCGCGCACAACCTCGTGTTCGTGAGTATCAAGAAGAGCTATCCGGGGCAGGCGTACAAGGTCGCCAACGGCCTGTTCGGCCTGGGCCAGATGATGTTCGCCAAGGTCATTGTCGTTCTCGACGAGGACGTGACCGTCACCGACTTTGAGGCCGTGTGGCGCGAGGTCACGCGCAAGGCCGTGCCGGGCCGCGACACCCTCACCACGCGCGGCCCCATCGACGTGCTCGACCACAGCAGCAGAGGCTGGGGCTACGGCGGCAAACTCATCATCGACGCCACCACCAAACGGCCCGAGGAGACAGGCAGCGCCGCCAGCAGCCGCCCCGATCAGGCCGGGGACGTGCTGTCTCCCTCTCCCTGGGGAGAGGCCCGGGGTGAGGGGCCCCACGACCTGCCCACCTTCGACGGCGTCCTTGCCCAGCGGCAGACCCCGGACGGCTACTGGCTGGTCGCGCTTCACAAGACCCGCGCCGGGCAGGCCCGTGACCTCGCCGCCGCCTTCGCCGCGCACCCCGCCGCTGCCGGCATCCGCCACCTGCTGATCTGCGACGACCAGACCGACGTGAACGACATCCAGGACGTCTGGTGGACCATCCTGAACAACATCGACGCCGAACGTGACGTGACCCTGCACGGCCACCTGCTGGCCTGGGACGGCGCACAGAAACTCCCGGAGGAAGGCTTCGTGCGCCCCTGGCCGCCCAAGATCGTCATGGACCCGGAGGTCGTGGACCGCGTGGACCGACTGTGGAACGTGTACGGCCTGCCGGAAACCCTGCGGTGA
- a CDS encoding alpha-hydroxy acid oxidase, whose amino-acid sequence MTTPGPDLTRAVNLADLEILGRAALDRNALEYYASGANDEHTLRGNHAAYARARLRPRMLADVSSVDTGTTVLGLPLSSPIGIAPSAFHGLAHPDAERATARAAHARGSVMTLSTFSNTPIATVGADAAGRFWFQLYLLRDRELSRHTIEQAEAAGARALVFTVDAPYLGRREANERHRFALPPHLSAPNVATRDSLAQVETDSGSQLANYFQHLVDKAFTWRDLDWLRAQTRLPIVLKGILTAEDAHLAAGHGCHVWVSNHGGRQLDTAISSFEALPEIVDAVAGRAEIYLDGGITRGTDVLKAVALGARAVFLGRAALWGLAAGGQAGVERTLQLLEDEFRLAMALCGQARVEDLSPALVRL is encoded by the coding sequence ATGACCACGCCAGGACCGGACCTGACCCGCGCCGTGAACCTCGCCGACCTGGAAATCCTGGGGCGCGCCGCGCTGGACCGCAACGCGCTGGAGTACTACGCGAGTGGTGCGAACGATGAACACACCCTGCGCGGCAACCACGCCGCGTACGCCCGCGCCCGTCTGCGCCCCCGTATGCTGGCCGACGTGTCGAGCGTGGACACGGGCACCACCGTCCTGGGCCTGCCCCTGAGCAGCCCCATCGGCATTGCGCCCAGCGCCTTTCACGGACTGGCGCACCCGGACGCCGAGCGCGCCACCGCCCGCGCCGCGCACGCCCGCGGCAGCGTCATGACGCTCAGTACCTTCAGTAACACGCCCATCGCCACCGTCGGCGCGGACGCGGCCGGGCGCTTCTGGTTTCAGCTGTACCTGCTGCGCGACCGCGAACTGAGCCGTCACACCATCGAGCAGGCCGAGGCCGCCGGAGCCCGCGCCCTGGTCTTCACCGTGGACGCCCCGTACCTGGGCCGCCGCGAGGCGAACGAACGCCACCGCTTCGCCCTGCCCCCCCACCTGAGCGCCCCGAACGTCGCCACGCGCGACAGCCTCGCGCAGGTCGAGACGGACAGCGGCTCACAACTTGCCAACTACTTTCAGCATCTCGTGGACAAGGCCTTCACGTGGCGGGACCTGGACTGGCTGCGCGCCCAGACGCGCCTGCCCATCGTCCTGAAAGGCATCCTGACTGCCGAGGACGCCCACCTGGCCGCCGGGCACGGCTGCCACGTCTGGGTCAGCAACCACGGCGGACGGCAACTGGACACCGCCATCAGCAGCTTCGAAGCCCTCCCGGAGATCGTGGACGCCGTCGCCGGGCGTGCCGAGATCTACCTCGACGGCGGCATCACGCGCGGCACGGACGTCCTGAAAGCCGTCGCGCTGGGCGCCCGCGCCGTGTTCCTCGGCCGGGCCGCCCTGTGGGGCCTCGCCGCCGGAGGGCAGGCCGGCGTGGAACGCACCCTGCAACTGCTAGAAGACGAATTCCGGCTTGCCATGGCCCTGTGCGGACAGGCCCGCGTGGAGGATCTCAGCCCGGCGCTGGTGCGGCTGTAG
- a CDS encoding nitric oxide synthase oxygenase encodes MPASVPRHDQAQREAEALEFLHLYHTETGQPGLRQRQADLYRDGHLTLSTQELTFGARVAWRNSTRCVGRLPWQTLHVNDLRHVTAHDEVFTHLLVHLRGALNGGRILPTMSVFGPGVRIHNDQLIRYAGYRQPDGRVTGDPQNAALTDYLRGLGWRGGPGTPFDVLPLAIEAQGQVRLFDLPADATCEVRIEHPTCPAIGELGLRWHALPVISNMTLEIGGESFQAAPFNGWYLQTEIAARNLTDEHRYNLLPAVAAALGLDTRTRRSLWVDRALLELNMAVLHSFDRDGIRIADHHAVTWQFRHFETLEARAGRAVRGRWSWLLPPMAPATTPLWDRTYDDREVRPNFTAQPPAWQVARPGVCPFHH; translated from the coding sequence ATGCCAGCGTCCGTTCCGCGACATGATCAGGCGCAGCGCGAAGCTGAAGCGCTGGAGTTCCTGCACCTGTACCACACCGAGACCGGGCAGCCCGGCCTGCGGCAGCGGCAGGCGGACCTGTACCGGGACGGTCACCTGACCCTGAGCACCCAGGAACTGACCTTCGGCGCGCGGGTGGCGTGGCGGAACAGTACCCGCTGCGTAGGCCGCCTGCCCTGGCAGACCCTGCATGTGAACGACCTGCGGCACGTGACGGCCCATGACGAGGTATTCACGCACCTGCTCGTGCACCTGCGCGGCGCGCTGAACGGCGGGCGCATCCTGCCCACCATGAGTGTGTTCGGGCCGGGCGTGCGCATTCACAACGATCAACTGATCCGGTACGCCGGGTACCGCCAGCCGGACGGCCGCGTGACCGGCGACCCGCAGAACGCCGCCCTGACCGATTACCTGCGCGGCCTGGGCTGGCGCGGCGGGCCGGGCACGCCCTTCGACGTGCTGCCCCTGGCCATTGAGGCGCAGGGGCAGGTGCGCCTGTTCGACCTGCCCGCCGACGCCACCTGCGAGGTCCGCATCGAGCATCCCACCTGCCCGGCCATCGGGGAGCTGGGACTGCGCTGGCACGCCCTGCCCGTCATCAGCAACATGACCCTGGAGATCGGTGGAGAGTCGTTCCAGGCCGCGCCGTTTAACGGCTGGTACCTGCAGACCGAGATTGCCGCCCGCAACCTGACCGACGAGCACCGCTACAACCTGCTGCCCGCTGTGGCCGCCGCGCTGGGTCTGGACACCCGCACGCGCCGCTCCCTGTGGGTGGACCGCGCGCTACTGGAACTGAACATGGCTGTCCTGCACTCTTTCGACCGGGACGGCATCCGCATTGCGGACCATCACGCGGTCACCTGGCAATTCCGGCATTTCGAGACGTTAGAGGCCCGCGCCGGGCGCGCCGTCCGGGGCCGCTGGTCGTGGCTGCTCCCGCCGATGGCTCCAGCCACCACACCGCTGTGGGACCGCACCTATGACGACCGCGAGGTCCGCCCGAACTTCACGGCGCAGCCCCCCGCGTGGCAGGTTGCGCGCCCCGGCGTGTGCCCCTTTCATCACTGA
- the mqnP gene encoding menaquinone biosynthesis prenyltransferase MqnP, protein MKTYLDLVKFEHTVFALPFAYAGMLLASMQHSGTGWPGWGVLIWVTVAMAAARTAAMGANRVIDRFIDARNPRTAGREVPSGKVSPAQAWTLVIVSLIVMAFAAAQLNPLCLALLPLAVVFLIGYPYTKRFTWLCHAWLGVTDGAAAAGGWIAVTGEFAPPAWALWAVVIFWMIGLDVIYATMDRDFDVQNGVRSIPARFGIPRALRIAAVSHALTFALLLLVGVLAGASFWYYLAALAMGGILLFEHRIVNPNDLAKVNVAFFDANMWLALTMLAGVIVDVAWRTLT, encoded by the coding sequence GTGAAAACCTACCTGGATCTGGTGAAGTTCGAGCACACCGTGTTCGCGCTGCCGTTCGCGTACGCGGGAATGCTGCTGGCCAGCATGCAGCACAGCGGGACGGGCTGGCCCGGCTGGGGCGTGCTGATCTGGGTGACGGTCGCCATGGCCGCCGCCCGCACCGCCGCGATGGGCGCCAACCGCGTGATCGACCGCTTCATTGACGCCCGTAATCCCCGCACGGCAGGCCGGGAGGTGCCCAGCGGGAAGGTCAGCCCGGCACAGGCGTGGACGCTGGTGATTGTCAGTCTGATCGTCATGGCGTTCGCGGCGGCGCAACTGAACCCGCTGTGTCTGGCGCTGCTGCCGCTGGCCGTGGTGTTCCTGATCGGATACCCGTACACCAAGCGCTTCACGTGGCTGTGCCACGCGTGGCTGGGCGTGACGGACGGCGCGGCGGCGGCCGGCGGCTGGATCGCCGTGACCGGCGAGTTCGCGCCGCCCGCCTGGGCGCTGTGGGCGGTCGTGATCTTCTGGATGATCGGCCTGGACGTCATCTACGCCACCATGGACCGGGATTTCGACGTGCAGAACGGCGTCCGGAGCATCCCGGCCCGCTTCGGGATTCCGCGCGCCCTGCGGATCGCGGCCGTGAGTCACGCCCTGACCTTCGCGCTGCTGCTGCTGGTGGGCGTGCTGGCGGGCGCGAGCTTCTGGTATTACCTCGCGGCGCTGGCGATGGGCGGCATTCTGCTGTTCGAGCACCGCATCGTGAACCCGAACGACCTGGCGAAGGTGAACGTGGCGTTCTTCGACGCGAACATGTGGCTGGCGCTGACCATGCTGGCCGGCGTGATCGTGGACGTGGCGTGGCGGACCCTGACCTGA
- a CDS encoding adenylate/guanylate cyclase domain-containing protein produces the protein MADLLLPLPGAHDSTHACFVLVDLVGSTTMAQQLPLRNYQTLMQEFVQVMILSFEARGGEVLQHQGDAVLAWWPLQQAAQACQAAAEAHGRAARLTLAARLGQRLHLRAGVSGGEVIMGVVGGQNSAYGLPVNYAARLCGAAEPGQTLVCDAVLASAPGVRTEPYQPLHLQGFGENCCAHLLLPILNAGPRTAHES, from the coding sequence ATGGCTGACCTGCTGCTTCCCCTTCCCGGTGCCCACGACAGCACCCACGCGTGCTTCGTGCTGGTCGACCTGGTCGGCAGTACCACCATGGCCCAGCAGCTCCCGCTGCGGAACTACCAGACCCTCATGCAGGAATTCGTGCAGGTCATGATCCTGAGCTTCGAGGCGCGTGGCGGTGAGGTCCTGCAGCACCAGGGCGACGCCGTCCTGGCGTGGTGGCCGCTGCAACAGGCCGCGCAGGCCTGCCAGGCCGCCGCCGAGGCCCACGGCCGCGCCGCCCGCCTGACCCTGGCTGCCCGCCTGGGCCAGCGCCTGCACCTGCGCGCCGGGGTGTCTGGCGGCGAGGTCATCATGGGTGTCGTGGGCGGTCAGAACAGCGCCTACGGACTGCCCGTCAATTACGCCGCCCGCCTGTGCGGTGCAGCCGAACCCGGCCAGACCCTGGTGTGCGACGCGGTCCTGGCCAGCGCCCCCGGCGTCCGCACCGAACCGTACCAGCCGCTGCACCTGCAGGGCTTCGGTGAGAACTGCTGCGCGCACCTGCTGCTGCCCATCCTGAACGCAGGCCCGCGCACGGCGCATGAAAGCTGA
- a CDS encoding response regulator transcription factor, with the protein MERKPLVLVIEDEKDIARFIELELAAEGYATEVAFDGVTGLSKFREVNPDLVILDLMLPVLDGLEVARRIRKTSNTPIIILTAKDGIQDKVEGLDSGADDYLIKPFSIEELLARVRAHLRRVNPAVTGEVRVADLVMNLDGREIFRGGRRVELSAKEFELLELLARNPGKVFSRFEIEEKVWPEYTGGSNVVDVYIGYLRRKLEEGGERRLIHTVRGVGYVLREE; encoded by the coding sequence ATGGAACGCAAGCCCCTGGTACTGGTCATCGAGGATGAGAAAGACATCGCTCGGTTTATCGAACTCGAACTCGCCGCTGAAGGGTACGCCACCGAAGTCGCCTTCGACGGCGTCACCGGCCTCTCCAAATTCCGTGAAGTCAACCCCGACCTCGTCATCCTGGACCTGATGCTCCCCGTTCTGGACGGCTTGGAAGTCGCGCGGCGCATCCGCAAGACCAGCAACACCCCCATCATCATCCTGACCGCCAAGGACGGCATTCAGGACAAGGTCGAGGGCCTCGACAGCGGCGCCGACGACTACCTGATCAAGCCGTTCTCCATCGAGGAACTGCTGGCCCGCGTGCGCGCCCACCTGCGCCGCGTGAACCCGGCCGTGACCGGCGAGGTCCGCGTGGCCGATCTGGTCATGAACCTCGACGGCCGCGAGATCTTCCGTGGGGGCCGCCGCGTGGAACTGTCTGCCAAGGAGTTCGAACTGCTGGAACTGCTGGCCCGCAACCCCGGTAAGGTCTTCTCGCGCTTCGAGATCGAGGAGAAAGTCTGGCCCGAGTACACGGGCGGCAGTAACGTCGTGGACGTGTACATCGGGTACCTGCGCCGCAAACTGGAAGAAGGTGGCGAGCGCCGCCTGATCCACACCGTGCGCGGCGTCGGCTACGTGCTGCGCGAGGAGTAA
- a CDS encoding ATP-binding protein — MTLRWRLTLFYTALLALLLTSVGVTTLYLMRSSLIGGLDNELRGTYTQFTTYVQSTRAASELSLPLDTARNDPGQVSDSLMLARYQFPNSSLALEQIDVYDRQTLLDSLNRARSPEERAALLSTLEALRNASRRSLGVDTQRPISLSGEELSDLIRSSSGQMFLNHLVQEPYRSAPTLMRLMVVLTPLPQVPGGAESAGVFGPNDGLSIVYVARSLSTVQDTLSQLQNVILLLFVVGLITAGSGAYVLAGQALQPLRRVQRAAERIGGQTLTERVPVPQTGDEVESLAMALNAMLGRLEDSFDAQRRFTSDASHELRTPVTAISGHAGYLLRRTNPNEQQQESLKIIQSESARLTNLIASLLQLARSDSGALLLTREPIFATLLLSDIARELAPLAQAQRTALTTIGQEVAFEGDPDRLKQVIINLVSNALKAGAQTVTLDSHTVSSAAVGGQAVRLSVHDDGPGIPADQLERLFDRFYRLEDSRSRDQGGAGLGLSIARGIVDAHGGRIWLESEVGRGTTAHVELPIGNVPVLDEDDVP, encoded by the coding sequence ATGACGCTCCGCTGGCGACTGACCCTGTTCTATACCGCGCTGCTGGCCCTGCTGCTGACCAGCGTGGGCGTCACGACGTTGTACCTGATGCGCAGCAGCCTGATCGGCGGCCTGGACAACGAACTTCGGGGTACGTACACGCAGTTCACCACGTACGTTCAGAGCACCCGCGCGGCCAGCGAACTGTCCCTGCCGCTGGATACCGCCCGCAACGACCCCGGTCAGGTGTCCGACTCGCTGATGCTGGCCCGCTACCAGTTCCCTAACTCCAGTCTGGCGCTCGAGCAGATCGACGTGTACGACCGGCAGACGCTGCTGGACTCCCTGAACCGCGCCCGCAGCCCCGAGGAACGCGCTGCGCTGCTCAGCACCCTCGAAGCCCTGCGCAACGCCTCGCGCCGCTCGCTGGGCGTGGACACGCAGCGGCCCATCAGCCTGTCCGGTGAGGAACTGTCCGACCTGATCCGCTCCAGCAGCGGCCAGATGTTCCTCAATCACCTCGTGCAGGAGCCGTACCGCTCGGCCCCCACCCTGATGCGCCTGATGGTCGTCCTGACCCCGCTGCCGCAGGTGCCGGGCGGCGCGGAAAGTGCCGGCGTGTTCGGCCCCAACGACGGCCTGAGCATCGTGTACGTCGCGCGGTCCCTGAGCACCGTGCAGGACACCCTCTCACAGTTGCAGAACGTGATCCTGCTGCTGTTCGTGGTGGGCCTGATCACCGCCGGCAGCGGCGCGTACGTACTGGCCGGGCAGGCCCTGCAACCCCTGCGCCGCGTGCAGCGGGCCGCCGAACGCATCGGCGGGCAGACCCTCACCGAGCGCGTGCCCGTCCCGCAGACCGGCGACGAGGTCGAGTCCCTCGCCATGGCCCTGAACGCCATGCTGGGCCGCCTGGAGGACAGCTTCGACGCGCAGCGCCGCTTCACCAGCGACGCCAGCCACGAACTGCGCACGCCGGTCACGGCCATCAGCGGGCACGCCGGGTACCTGCTGCGCCGCACCAACCCCAACGAGCAGCAGCAGGAAAGCCTGAAGATCATCCAGAGCGAATCGGCCCGCCTGACCAACCTGATCGCCAGCCTGCTGCAACTGGCCCGCAGTGACAGCGGCGCGCTGCTGCTGACCCGCGAACCCATCTTCGCCACGCTGCTGCTGTCCGACATCGCCCGCGAGCTTGCGCCGCTGGCACAGGCGCAGCGGACCGCGCTGACCACCATCGGCCAGGAAGTCGCCTTCGAGGGCGACCCGGACCGCCTGAAACAGGTGATCATCAACCTCGTCAGCAACGCCCTGAAAGCCGGCGCGCAGACCGTCACGCTCGACAGTCATACCGTCAGCAGCGCCGCCGTGGGCGGACAGGCCGTGCGCCTGAGCGTGCACGATGACGGCCCCGGCATTCCCGCCGATCAACTCGAGCGGCTGTTCGACCGCTTCTACCGCCTGGAAGACAGCCGCAGCCGCGACCAGGGCGGCGCCGGCCTGGGCCTCAGCATCGCGCGCGGCATCGTAGACGCCCACGGCGGGCGCATCTGGCTAGAAAGCGAGGTCGGACGCGGCACCACCGCCCACGTCGAATTACCCATCGGGAACGTGCCCGTGCTGGACGAGGACGACGTCCCGTAA
- the argR gene encoding arginine repressor, which translates to MPGPLSKEQRQKRIQDIIARESVSTQGELVERLRQGGIRVTQATVSRDINELRLVRLPVGKGRHRYALAQTTGHTDALEELARLFQNFVHDVDRGENMLVIRTAEGHASGVALLLDRVRRDDIVGTIAGEDTIFVVARTTTEAESIMEEFHALMLG; encoded by the coding sequence ATGCCGGGACCGCTGAGCAAGGAACAACGTCAGAAACGCATTCAGGACATCATCGCGCGCGAAAGCGTCAGCACCCAGGGTGAACTGGTCGAACGCCTCCGTCAGGGCGGCATCCGTGTCACGCAGGCCACCGTCAGCCGCGACATCAACGAACTGCGCCTCGTGCGCCTCCCGGTCGGCAAGGGCCGCCACCGCTACGCCCTGGCGCAGACGACCGGACACACCGACGCCCTGGAAGAACTGGCCCGCCTGTTCCAGAACTTCGTGCACGACGTGGACCGGGGCGAGAACATGCTGGTCATCCGCACCGCCGAGGGGCACGCCAGCGGTGTGGCACTGCTGCTCGACCGGGTCCGCCGCGACGACATTGTCGGCACCATCGCCGGCGAGGACACCATCTTCGTCGTGGCCCGCACCACCACCGAGGCGGAAAGCATCATGGAGGAATTCCACGCCCTGATGCTGGGATAA